In Macaca thibetana thibetana isolate TM-01 chromosome 8, ASM2454274v1, whole genome shotgun sequence, one DNA window encodes the following:
- the FBXL6 gene encoding F-box/LRR-repeat protein 6 has translation MASPASRQVRRRARAAPRARSAEDWWWDRLAPSGSGYHLLPSDSMLLVLSEPGPARTRAQRRAARRTPRAARRTPRQPPPGRAAAKPKATLRPDPAPSPEEGPDAGWGDRIPLEILVQIFGLLVAADGPMPFLGRAARVCRRWQEAASQPALWHTVTLSSPLAGRPAKGGVKAEKKLLASLEWLMPNRFSQLQRLTLIHWKSQVHPVLKLVGESCPRLTFLKLSGCHGVTADALVMLAKACCQLHSLDLQHSMVESTAVVSFLEEAGSRMRKLWLTYSSQTTAILGALLGSCCPQLQVLEVSSGINRNSIPLQLPVEALQKGCPQLQVLRLLNLMWLPKPLGRGVAPGPGFPSLEELCLASSACNFVSNEVLGRLLHGSPNLRLLDLRGCARITPAGLQDLPCRELEQLHLGLYGTSDRLTLAKEGSPLLTQKWCHTLRELDLSGQGFSEKDLEQALAAFLSTPGGSHPALCSLNLRGTRVTPSTVSSVISSCPGLLYLNLESCRCLPRGLKRAYRGLEEVQWCLEQLLTSPLPS, from the exons ATGGCTTCCCCGGCCTCCCGGCAGGTCCGGCGCAGAGCTCGGGCAGCGCCGCGGGCCCGCTCGGCCGAGGACTGGTGGTGGGACCGGCTGGCGCCGAGCGGCTCGGGGTACCACCTGCTTCCGTCCGACAGCATGCTGCTGGTGCTGTCCGAACCCGGACCCGCCCGGACCCGCGCACAGCGACGCGCTGCCCGCCGCACTCCCCGCGCTGCCCGCCGCACTCCCCGGCAGCCGCCCCCGGGCCGCGCCGCGGCCAAGCCCAAGGCCACGCTCAGGCCCGACCCGGCGCCCTCGCCCGAGGAAGGGCCCGACGCGGGCTGGGGAGACCGCATTCCCTTGGAAATCCTGGTGCAGATTTTCGGGTTGTTGGTGGCGGCGGACGGGCCCATGCCCTTCCTCGGCAG GGCTGCGCGCGTGTGCCGCCGCTGGCAGGAGGCCGCTTCCCAACCCGCGCTCTGGCACACCGTGACCCTGTCGTCCCCGCTGGCCGGCCGGCCTGCCAAGGGCGGGGTCAAGGCGGAGAAGAAGCTTCTTGCTTCCCTGGAGTGGCTTATGCCTAATCG GTTTTCACAGCTCCAGAGGCTGACCCTCATCCACTGGAAGTCTCAGGTACACCCCGTGCTGAAG CTGGTAGGCGAGTCCTGTCCTCGGCTCACTTTCCTAAAGCTCTCCGGCTGCCACGGTGTGACTGCTGATGCTCTGGTCATGCTAGCCAAAGCCTGCTGCCAGCTCCATAGCCTGGACCTACAGCACTCCATG GTGGAGTCCACAGCTGTGGTAAGCTTCTTGGAGGAGGCAGGGTCCCGAATGCGCAAGTTGTGGCTGACTTACAGCTCCCAGACGACAGCCATCCTGGGTGCACTGCTG GGCAGCTGCTGCCCCCAGCTCCAGGTTCTGGAGGTGAGCAGCGGCATCAACCGTAACAGCATTCCCCTTCAGCTGCCTGTTGAGGCTCTGCAGAAAGGCTGCCCCCAGCTCCAG GTGCTGCGGCTGCTGAACCTGATGTGGCTGCCCAAGCCTCTGGGACGAGGGGTGGCTCCCGGACCAGGCTTCCCTAGCCTGGAGGAACTCTGCCTGGCGAGCTCAGCCTGCAACTTTGTAAGCAACGAGGTCCTGGGCCGCCTACTCCACGGCTCTCCCAACTTGCGCTTACTAGATCTTCGTGGCTGTGCGCGCATCACGCCGGCTGGCCTTCAGGATCTGCCGTGTCGGG AGCTGGAGCAGCTTCATCTGGGCCTGTATGGCACGTCAGACCGGCTGACTCTAGCCAAGGAGGGCAGCCCCCTGTTGACTCAGAAGTGGTGCCATACACTGCGAGAACTGGACTTGAGTGGCCAGGGTTTCAGTGAGAAGGACCTGGAGCAGGCCCTGGCTGCCTTCTTAAGCACCCCTGGGGGCTCACACCCAGCCCTGTGCTCTCTTAACCTCAGGGGCACCCGGGTCACACCCAGCACGGTCAG CTCTGTGATCAGCAGCTGCCCAGGCCTGCTCTACCTCAACCTGGAGTCCTGCCGCTGCCTTCCCCGGGGTCTGAAGCGGGCCTACCGGGGCCTGGAGGAAGTCCAGTGGTGTCTGGAGCAGCTGCTCACCAGCCCCTTGCCCAGCTAG
- the TMEM249 gene encoding cation channel sperm-associated auxiliary subunit TMEM249: MPKARPGSLPTTSIGWRFQLWSLGLSSPERHLARRLKNNSFYPFMQQQPNGTETGDLGLPRVRRGRGPVARDLVAPATPPGAEPHARRVPLLHPGPHRVPGPLAPGLRAPGPQLRRLRKVLLPAGPRRPQVGAAGAGAAVGALRANGILGPLHRPETQHQLLRLPGHLLPARGSPLATP; this comes from the exons ATGCCTAAGGCCAGGCCCGGCAGCCTGCCCACGACCTCCATCGGCTGGCGCTTCCAGCTCTGGTCCCTAGGACTCTCCTCTCCGGAGCGCCACCTGGCCAGGCGCCTCAAAAACAATAGCTTCTACCCATTCATGCAGCAGCAGCCAAACG GTACAGAAACAGGAGACCTGGGTCTTCCTCGCGTACGGCGTGGGCGTGGGCCTGTGGCTCGTGATCTCGTCGCTCCCGCGACGCCGCCTGGTGCTGAACCACACGCGCGGCGTGTACCACTTCTCCATCCAGGGCCGCACCGTGTGCCAGGGCCCCTTGCACCTGGTCTACGTGCGCCTGGCCCTCAACTCCGACG CCTACGGAAGGTGCTTCTTCCAGCTGGTCCTCGGCGGCCACAGGTTGGAGCCGCTGGTGCTGGTGCAGCTGTCGGAGCGCTACGAG CAAATGGAATACTTGGGCCGTTACATCGCCCAGAAACTCAACATCAACTACTTCGACTACCTGGCCACCTCCTACCGGCACGTGGTTCGCCACTGGCCACCCCCTAG
- the SLC52A2 gene encoding solute carrier family 52, riboflavin transporter, member 2: MAAPTPGRPVLTHLLVALFGMGSWAAVNGIWVELPVVVKELPEGWSLPSYVSVLVALGNLGLLVVTLWRRLAPGKGERVPIRVVQVLSMVGTALLAFLWHRVVLVAGQSHSVAFLALAFVLALACCASNVTFLPFLSHLPPRFLRSFFLGQGLSALLPCVLALVQGVGRRECPPAPINGTPGPPLDFLERFPAGTFFWALTALLVASAAAFQGLLLLLPPPSVPTGGLGSGLQVGAPGAEEEVEEASPLQEPPSQAAGTTPGPDPKAYQLLSAHSACLLGLLAATNALTNGVLPAVQSFSCLPYGRLAYHLAVVLGSAANPLACFLAMGVLCRSLAGLGGLSLLGVLFGGYLMALAVLSPCPPLVGTSAGVVLVVLSWVLCLGVFSYVKVAASSLLHGGGRPALLAAGVAIQVGSLLGAVAMFPPTSIYHVFHSRKDCADPCDS, translated from the exons ATGGCAGCACCCACACCCGGCCGTCCGGTGCTGACCCACCTGCTGGTGGCTCTCTTCGGCATGGGCTCCTGGGCTGCGGTCAATGGGATCTGGGTGGAACTACCTGTGGTGGTCAAAGAGCTTCCGGAGG GTTGGAGTCTCCCCTCCTACGTCTCTGTGCTTGTGGCGCTGGGGAACCTGGGTCTGCTGGTGGTGACCCTTTGGAGGCGGCTGGCCCCAGGAAAGGGCGAGCGGGTCCCCATCCGGGTGGTGCAGGTGCTGAGCATGGTGGGCACAGCTCTCCTGGCCTTTCTGTGGCACCGCGTGGTCCTAGTGGCAGGACAGTCGCATTCCGTGGCCTTCTTAGCACTGGCCTTTGTGCTGGCGCTAGCATGCTGTGCCTCTAATGTCACTTTCCTGCCCTTCCTGAGCCACCTGCCACCTCGCTTCTTACGGTCATTCTTCCTGGGTCAAGGCCTGAGTGCCCTGCTGCCCTGCGTGCTGGCCCTAGTGCAGGGTGTGGGCCGCCGTGAGTGCCCACCAGCCCCCATCAACGGCACCCCCGGCCCCCCACTCGACTTCCTTGAGCGTTTTCCCGCCGGCACCTTCTTCTGGGCACTGACTGCCCTTCTGGTCGCTTCAGCTGCTGCCTTTCAGGGTCTCCTGCTGCTGTTGCCACCACCATCTGTACCCACAGGGGGCTTAGGATCAGGCCTCCAGGTGGGAGCCCCAGGAGCAGAGGAAGAGGTGGAAGAGGCCTCACCATTGCAagagccaccaagccaggcaGCAGGCACCACCCCTGGTCCAGACCCTAAGGCCTATCAGCTTCTCTCAGCCCACAGTGCCTGCCTGCTGGGGCTGTTGGCTGCCACCAACGCACTGACCAACGGCGTGCTACCTGCTGTGCAAAGCTTTTCCTGCTTACCCTACGGGCGTCTGGCCTACCACCTGGCTGTGGTGCTGGGCAGTGCTGCCAATCCCCTGGCCTGCTTCCTGGCCATGGGTGTGCTGTGCAG ATCCTTGGCAGGGCTGGGCGGCCTCTCTCTGCTGGGCGTGCTCTTTGGGGGCTACCTGATGGCGCTGGCAGTCCTGAGCCCCTGCCCGCCCCTGGTGGGCACCTCGGCAGGGGTGGTCCTCGTG GTCCTGTCGTGGGTGCTGTGTCTTGGTGTTTTCTCCTACGTGAAGGTGGCAGCTAGCTCCCTGCTGCATGGCGGGGGCCGGCCGGCATTGCTGGCAGCCGGTGTGGCCATTCAGGTGGGCTCTCTGCTCGGCGCTGTTGCTATGTTCCCCCCCACCAGCATCTATCACGTGTTCCACAGCAGAAAGGACTGTGCAGACCCCTGTGACTCCTGA